A stretch of the Arachis stenosperma cultivar V10309 chromosome 6, arast.V10309.gnm1.PFL2, whole genome shotgun sequence genome encodes the following:
- the LOC130933406 gene encoding filament-like plant protein 4, which translates to MDRRWPWKKKSSDKAVLEKAAAALDSASASSEANQESYKKPNYVQISVESYTHLTGLEDQVKTCEEKIETLEDEIKDLNEKLSAANSEINTKESLVKQHAKVAEEAVSGWEKAEAEALALKNHLETVTLSKLTAEDHASQLDGALKECMRQIRNLKEEHEQKIQEVALTKTKQLDKIKGELEAKIASFEQELLRSAAENAALSRTLQERSNMIIQLSEEKANAEAEIEHLKGNIESCEREISSLKYEIHVISKELEIRNEEKNMSMRSAEVANKQHLEGVKKITKLEAECQRLRGLVRKKLPGPAALAQMKLEVENLGRDYGESRLRKSPVKPASLHMPPVPEFSLENVQKFQKDNEFLTERLLTMEEETKMLKEALAKRNSELQASRSMCAKTLSKLQLLEAQSNQQKGSPKSTIHITPENIYGRNASYAPSLISMSEDGIDDAASCAESWSTAVISELSQFPKEKSTDEFSKSEACKKLELMDDFLEVEKLARLSNDSNVDATVSVPSIDKTTEVMTNDVSEVSTGKDDTSENKSGSTPSPNEVSSDAVLPEPDPKSNVDGLLFAEVQSKILSIFESMSNDADIAKILEEVKRVLEDAPNTSVRDPEAVISEDVKPSETPCEKQDNHEDAGSSTQKELISSEQPTEYEQISSDLEAAFSQIHDFVLLLGREATTVHEISSDEDGISRKLEEFSATFNKVTSNKATLPQFVLDLSYVLAKASEFRINILGYKGTEAETNSPDCIDKIALPENMLVQNDSKGERYQNGHSDILNPCSDPEVPDDGNPISGYESNVAAQKITIEEFEELKSEKEKVVADLSKCVESLETTKSQLQETEQLLAEVKSQLTSAQRSNSLAETQLKCMAESYRSLEARAQEFETELNHLRAKMETLENELREEKKGHEAALAKSKELEEQLQRSESAAADNELKNKQERELAAAAEKLAECQETIFLLGKQLKSLHPQMEPPMVSPYNERSQKVEGYTEHNGHAPHSPNIQDHAEMDTANSGFVQRQGAESPLHYTNSLYSPSDNESNFQSMQSNHRPTKSASSSSASSTTTPEKHARGFSRFFSSKGKNGH; encoded by the exons ATGGACCGGCGGTGGCCATGGAAGAAGAAATCATCTGACAAGGCTGTGCTTGAGAAAGCAGCAGCAGCATTGGACTCTGCTAGTGCATCATCTGAGGCTAATCAg GAGAGCTACAAGAAGCCAAACTATGTCCAAATCTCCGTAGAGTCGTACACGCATCTGACTGGTTTAGAAGATCAAGTGAAGACATGTGAAGAAAAAATTGAGACATTGGAGGATGAGATCAAAGACTTGAATGAAAAGCTGTCAGCGGCGAACTCGGAGATAAATACCAAGGAGAGCTTGGTAAAACAGCATGCTAAAGTAGCCGAAGAAGCTGTTTCAG GCTGGGAAAAGGCTGAAGCCGAAGCTTTGGCATTGAAGAACCATCTGGAAACCGTCACTCTCTCAAAACTCACTGCTGAGGACCATGCATCACAATTGGATGGTGCTCTTAAGGAGTGCATGCGGCAGATAAGAAACCTGAAGGAAGAACATGAACAGAAAATACAGGAAGTCGCTCTCACAAAAACCAAGCAACTTGACAAGATTAAGGGTGAGCTTGAGGCAAAGATAGCCAGCTTTGAACAAGAACTCCTGAGGTCCGCTGCTGAAAATGCGGCTTTGTCAAGAACCCTGCAGGAGCGTTCTAACATGATAATCCAATTGAGCGAAGAAAAAGCTAATGCTGAGGCTGAAATTGAGCATCTTAAGGGCAACATAGAATCATGCGAAAGAGAAATCAGTTCTCTTAAGTATGAAATCCATGTCATTTCCAAAGAGCTCGAGATTCGCAATGAAGAAAAGAACATGAGTATGAGATCAGCAGAAGTTGCTAATAAGCAGCACCTGGAGggtgttaaaaaaattactaaattgGAGGCAGAATGCCAAAGACTACGTGGTCTTGTGCGGAAGAAGTTACCTGGACCAGCTGCTCTTGCACAAATGAAACTAGAGGTTGAGAATCTTGGTAGAGATTATGGAGAAAGTCGATTAAGGAAGTCTCCCGTCAAACCTGCTAGTCTTCATATGCCTCCTGTGCCCGAATTCTCCCTTGAGAATGTACAGAAATTCCAGAAGGATAACGAATTCCTTACGGAGCGCTTATTGACAATGGAAGAAGAGACAAAGATGCTCAAAGAAGCTTTGGCAAAACGTAACAGTGAATTGCAGGCCTCAAGGAGTATGTGTGCTAAAACACTAAGCAAACTTCAATTATTGGAAGCGCAAAGTAATCAACAAAAAGGATCTCCAAAATCTACCATCCATATAACCCCTGAAAACATTTACGGGCGCAATGCAAGCTATGCACCGAGTTTGATCTCCATGTCTGAAGATGGAATCGATGATGCTGCAAGTTGTGCTGAATCTTGGTCTACAGCGGTAATATCCGAGCTATCCCAATTCCCAAAAGAGAAGAGCACTGATGAGTTTAGCAAATCTGAAGCCTGTAAGAAATTGGAGCTAATGGATGACTTTTTGGAGGTGGAGAAGCTGGCTCGGTTATCAAATGACTCTAACGTAGATGCCACAGTTTCAGTTCCTTCAATTGATAAGACGACTGAAGTTATGACTAATGATGTGTCAGAAGTCAGTACCGGTAAAGATGATACCTCGGAAAATAAGAGTGGCTCAACTCCATCACCAAATGAAGTATCTTCTGATGCAGTGTTGCCAGAACCTGATCCAAAGTCTAATGTTGATGGTTTGTTGTTTGCAGAGGTCCAATCAAAAAtattatctatttttgagtccaTGTCAAATGATGCTGATATAGCGAAGATCCTGGAAGAAGTTAAACGTGTTCTTGAAGATGCACCCAACACTTCAGTCCGGGACCCTGAAGCTGTTATCTCTGAGGATGTTAAGCCTTCTGAGACTCCATGTGAGAAGCAGGATAATCATGAAGATGCTGGCTCAAGTACCCAAAAAGAACTCATTTCGTCTGAGCAACCTACAGAGTATGAGCAGATAAGCTCAGATTTAGAGGCTGCCTTCTCTCAGATTCATGATTTTGTCTTGCTTCTAGGCAGAGAAGCTACGACGGTTCATGAGATATCTTCCGATGAAGATGGAATAAGCAGAAAGCTGGAGGAGTTCTCCGCCACCTTTAATAAAGTTACAAGCAATAAAGCAACCTTGCCACAGTTTGTTCTTGATCTGTCTTATGTTTTAGCTAAAGCAAGTGAattcagaatcaatatccttgGTTACAAGGGTACAGAAGCTGAAACTAACAGTCCTGATTGTATAGATAAGATTGCTTTGCCGGAAAATATGTTAGTTCAGAATGATTCGAAAGGAGAGAGATATCAGAATGGTCATTCCGATATTCTTAATCCCTGTTCTGATCCTGAGGTCCCTGATGACGGAAATCCGATTTCAGGTTATGAATCGAATGTTGCAGCACAAAAGATCACGATTGAGGAATTTGAAGAACTGAAGTCAGAGAAAGAGAAGGTTGTAGCAGATCTATCAAAATGTGTTGAAAGTCTTGAAACCACAAAATCTCAATTGCAAGAGACAGAGCAACTTCTAGCTGAAGTTAAGTCACAACTGACTTCTGCTCAAAGATCAAACAGCTTGGCGGAGACACAACTGAAATGTATGGCAGAGTCGTACAGGTCACTTGAAGCACGTGCCCAGGAATTTGAAACCGAACTAAATCATCTGCGTGCAAAGATGGAAACTCTGGAAAATGAACTGAGAGAGGAAAAGAAGGGTCATGAAGCAGCTTTGGCCAAGTCCAAGGAGCTAGAGGAGCAATTACAAAG GAGTGAAAGCGCAGCTGCTGATAATGAACTTAAGAACAAGCAG GAGAGAGAGTTGGCTGCTGCTGCTGAAAAGCTAGCTGAGTGTCAAGAAACCATATTTCTTCTTGGCAAACAATTGAAGTCTTTGCACCCTCAAATGGAGCCACCAATGGTGTCTCCATACAATGAGAGAAGTCAAAAGGTTGAAGGCTACACAGAGCATAATGGTCATGCTCCTCATAGCCCAAATATTCAAGATCATGCTGAAATGGACACTGCTAATTCTGGTTTTGTGCAAAGACAAGGTGCTGAGTCCCCTTTGCATTACACCAATTCTTTATATAGCCCCTCAGATAATGAGTCAAACTTCCAATCTATGCAATCAAACCACAGGCCTACAAAATCAgcatcttcttcttcagcctCCTCAACTACTACACCAGAGAAACATGCAAGGGGTTTTAGTAGATTCTTCTcatcaaaaggaaaaaatggTCATTGA